Proteins from one Choloepus didactylus isolate mChoDid1 chromosome 4, mChoDid1.pri, whole genome shotgun sequence genomic window:
- the LOC119533430 gene encoding olfactory receptor 4K14-like has translation MNKGNQSVVSEFLLLGLCHSWNMQALLLMIFLILYLTIILGNIVIMILIITDLHLHSPMYFLLANLSFIDIFLSSVTTPKMITDFLREIKTISFGGCLCQILFVHFIGGSEMVLLVVMAYDRYVAICKPLHYFTIMNLQKCIGLVVASWTIGFVHAMSQMVVIMQLPFCGPREIDSFFCDIPLVIKLACMDSYTLGILMNADSGVLAMTCFILLLISYSYILLTVHQSSKSGASKAVSTCTAHIMVVVLFFGPCIFIYVWPLSITWVDKFLAVFYSVLTPLLNPSIYTLRNKEIKNAMKRFQSYYIDFKGNI, from the coding sequence atgaataaaggaaatcaATCTGTTGTGTCAGAATTTTTGCTTCTGGGACTCTGCCACTCATGGAATATGCAGGCTTTGCTCTTAATGATATTTTTGATTCTTTACCTGACCATCATACTTGGAAATATTGTTATAATGATCTTAATCATCACTGACCTCCATCTCCattcccccatgtacttcttgTTGGCCAACCTGTCTTTCATTGATATATTTCTTTCCTCGGTTACCACACCTAAGATGATTACAGACTTTCTCAGGGAGATCAAGACCATTTCCTTTGGAGGCTGCTTGTGCCAGATCCTCTTTGTCCACTTTATTGGAGGGAGTGAGATGGTGCTACTAGTGgtaatggcctatgaccgctatgtggccatctgcaagcCATTGCACTATTTCACAATTATGAACCTGCAAAAGTGCATTGGGTTGGTGGTGGCTTCCTGGACCATTGGCTTTGTGCATGCCATGAGTCAAATGGTTGTGATTATGCAGCTGCCTTTTTGTGGCCCCAGGGAAATAGACAGCTTCTTCTGTGATATACCACTGGTAATCAAGCTTGCATGCATGGATTCCTATACTTTGGGAATATTAATGAATGCTGACAGTGGGGTCCTGGCCATGACCTGCTTTATACTGTTGCTGATATCCTACTCATATATTCTCTTAACTGTTCACCAAAGCTCTAAATCTGGTGCATCAAAGGCAGTCTCTACATGCACTGCCCATATCATGGTGGTGGTACTCTTCTTTGGGCCCTGCATCTTTATCTATGTGTGGCCACTCAGCATTACTTGGGTGGATAAATTTCTTGCTGTATTTTACTCTGTTCTCACACCTCTTTTAAATCCATCCATTTACACCCtgagaaataaagagataaaaaacgCTATGAAGAGATTTCAAAGCTACTACATAGATTTCAAGGGAAACATTTAA
- the LOC119533431 gene encoding LOW QUALITY PROTEIN: olfactory receptor 4K17-like (The sequence of the model RefSeq protein was modified relative to this genomic sequence to represent the inferred CDS: inserted 1 base in 1 codon; substituted 1 base at 1 genomic stop codon), which translates to MEKFNQSQVSEFILLGLTSSQHIQFLLFPLFCTIYVVTVLGNLLIVVTVFSTPNLSTPMYFLLGNLSLVDMILASFATPKMIVNLVKKHKTISFAGCFTQLFLLHLLDGAEMVLLVFMAYDRYVAICKPLHYMTIMNKKVCMLLVVASWLLGLLHLGLQIPFVVNLPFCGPNVVDSIFCDLPLVTKLACIDTYIVQVVIVANSGMISLSCFTILLISYSLILITIKNHSSTGXSKARSTLMAHITVVILFFGPCIFIYIWPFSNHSVDKFLDVFYTIVTPILNPIIYTLRNREMKTAMKKXWSAFVGSKQVT; encoded by the exons ATGGAGAAATTCAATCAGTCTCAAGTGTCAGAATTCATTTTGCTGGGACTAACCAGCTCACAGCAtattcagtttcttctctttccacTCTTCTGTACTATCTATGTAGTCACAGTTTTGGGTAACCTTCTCATTGTTGTCACAGTGTTTTCCACCCCTAACCTGAGCACCCCCATGTACTTTCTCCTTGGGAACCTCTCCTTGGTGGATATGATACTTGCTTCCTTTGCCACCCCTAAGATGATTGTGAACTTGGTTAAAAAGCATAAGACCATTTCTTTTGCTGGATGCTTTACTCAGCTCTTTCTTCTTCACTTACTGGACGGGGCTGAAATGGTCCTGTTGGTCTTCATGGCGTATGACAGGTATGTGGCCATTTGTAAGCCTCTACACTACATGACCATCATGAACAAGAAGGTGTGTATGTTGCTGGTAGTGGCCTCATGGCTCTTAGGTCTACTTCACTTAGGGCTTCAGATACCTTTTGTTGTGAACTTGCCTTTCTGTGGTCCCAATGTGGTGGATAGTATTTTCTGTGATCTTCCTCTGGTTACTAAGCTTGCCTGCATAGATACATATATTGTACAGGTTGTCATTGTTGCCAACAGTGGGATGATCTCCCTGAGCTGTTTCACAATTTTGCTTATCTCCTACAGTCTTATCCTCATTACCATTAAGAACCATTCTTCTACTGGGTAGTCCAAAGCCCGATCCACCTTGATGGCTCACATTACAGTGGTGATTCTCTTCTTTGGCCCGTGCATCTTCATCTACATCTGGCCCTTCAGCAACCACTCTGTGGATAAGTTCCTTGATGTATTTTACACCATCGTCACTCCTATCTTGAATCCAATTATCTACACTctgagaaacagagaaatgaagacagcCATGAAAA TCTGGAGTGCTTTTGTGGGTTCCAAACAGGTTAcataa